One Fusarium falciforme chromosome 12, complete sequence DNA window includes the following coding sequences:
- a CDS encoding INTRADIOL-DIOXYGENAS domain-containing protein, with protein sequence MHFKCLAAFAALASLAQAHPGHDVSEEVAERRHFINSIHKKDLSHCADKLRARGIEARNIARRSAAVEQARALKGVSKKRDLDSVLATDHDESDTGYTANTDVSKLFTGNTSCLLTPEVTQGPYYVGGEYVRKDITDDEPGIDITLDYQVIDVDTCEPVPDVYVEIWHCNSTGVYSGVVASGNGNSDDDSNLDATFLRGIQETDSDGVAQFKSVFPGHYTGRATHIHIMVHTNATLLANDTLGNDIYASHVGQAFFDQDLITAVEKTSPYSSNTQELTENDNDDILAEEAENVDPFMSYVYLGDDLDSGLFAWIAFGINTTYSSHISPAASYYEDGGVANENSDRGGGPDGNGGPGGNGAMPSGMSGMPPSGTPTPSGSDSAATGTETNVASTSTAGAKMLTIPGYGVVVSGLGLAMLLN encoded by the exons ATGCACTTCAAGTGCTTAGCTGCCTtcgcggccttggcctctctCGCTCAGGCTCACCCTGGCCACGACGTCTCCGAGGAGGTTGCCGAGCGTCGCCACTTCATCAACTCCATCCACAAGAAGGATCTCTCTCACTGTGCGGATAAGCTTCGTGCTCGTGGTATTGAGGCTCGCAACATTGCTCGTCGCTCTGCTGCCGTCGAGCAGGCTCGCGCCCTCAAGGGCGTGAGCAAAAAGAGGGATCTCGACAGTGTCCTGGCTACCGACCATGACGAGTCTGACACTGGATACACCGCGAACACTGATGTGTCCAAGCTCTTCACCGGCAACACTTCCTGTCTCTTGACCCCTGAGGTTACTCAGGGTCCTTACT ACGTTGGCGGCGAGTACGTCCGCAAGGACATCACAGACGATGAGCCCGGCATCGACATCACCCTTGACTACCAAGTTATCGACGTGGATACCTGCGAGCCCGTCCCAGATGTCTACGTCGAGATCTGGCACTGCAACAGCACTGGCGTCTACTCCGGCGTCGTCGCCAGCGGCAACGGCAACTCCGACGACGACTCCAACCTCGACGCCACCTTCCTGCGAGGCATCCAGGAAACTGACTCCGACGGTGTTGCTCAGTTCAAGTCCGTCTTCCCCGGCCACTACACCGGCCGTGCCACCCACATCCATATTATGGTCCACACCAACGCCACTCTCCTCGCTAACGACACTCTTGGCAATGATATTTACGCCTCGCACGTTGGCCAGGCATTCTTCGATCAGGATCTCATCACTGCTGTTGAGAAGACTTCCCCTTACTCCAGCAACACCCAGGAGCTGACTGAGAACGACAATGACGATATCCTcgctgaggaggccgagaatgTCGACCCGTTCATGAGCTACGTCTACCTTGGCGATGATCTTGATAGTGGTCTGTTTGCTTGGATTGCCTTCGGCATCAACACTACCTACTCGAGCCATATCAGCCCTGCTGCGAGCTACTACGAGGATGGCGGTGTTGCGAACGAGAACTCCGACAGGGGTGGTGGCCCCGATGGTAACGGCGGTCCTGGTGGCAACGGGGCTATGCCTAGTGGTATGAGCGGTATGCCTCCTAGTGGCACTCCTACTCCTTCTGGTTCAGACTCTGCTGCAACTGGAACTGAGACTAATGTGGCTTCCACCAGCACTGCTGGTGCCAAGATGCTCACTATTCCTGGTTatggtgttgttgttagTGGACTTGGTCTTGCTATGCTCCTGAACTAA